TCGGCCGGCTGTTCGAGGCGTACCTCGACGCCGCGATGAACCGCGTGCCGCTGGTCCGCGTGCTCTACAACGCCTCGAAGCTCGCGGTCGAGACCGCGGTCACCGGGACCGAGGACCTCCAAAAGCCCGTGAAGGTCGAGCCCTGGGAGGGGATGCGGATGACGGCGTTCAAGACCGGGAAGGTCACAGACGACGGCCGCGAGGTGCTCTTTATGCCGACGGCGCCGAACATCACCACGGGGTTCGTGATGGAGGTCGAATCCGAGGACATCACGGAGACCGACGAGCGCATCGAGGAGGCGCTCACGCGGGTGCTGTCGGCCGGGTTCGGCGAGGAGGAACGCAGCCCGCCGATCGACATCG
This is a stretch of genomic DNA from Halobellus sp. MBLA0158. It encodes these proteins:
- a CDS encoding DUF502 domain-containing protein; the encoded protein is MSSWRRDFASGLIVLTPVLVILFVLNYLYSRIVDLPVIRQLPEPIGFVVAVTVFIMLVLSVGYLMRTTIGRLFEAYLDAAMNRVPLVRVLYNASKLAVETAVTGTEDLQKPVKVEPWEGMRMTAFKTGKVTDDGREVLFMPTAPNITTGFVMEVESEDITETDERIEEALTRVLSAGFGEEERSPPIDIDARSEE